Genomic DNA from Kluyveromyces lactis strain NRRL Y-1140 chromosome C complete sequence:
TATTCCGGAAATATGCATGAGCGGATGTCCCTTTGGGTTCGCacgaaaaaaaatttctaGATTGGAGATTCTTTTGGGATTACTACAGTAAGTGAATACCCTTTTTGGCAAAAACCATATCGGGAAATACCACTGGATTTCATTTAAACTGCACACCTGATATTAGGACTTGAGACAAAGCGGAGGGGTAAATGAGAATAGAAAAGTACTATCGTCCAGAATGTTGTGAGAGACTTTTCTATCTGTTTCAtcatattttcttgttatTTACAAGGATGTTGTTGCCAGTGGAGAGAAATTGACTTTCATGATTTATATTTATCGGCAGATAAGCGCAAGcgagaaaaaagaagtctcgtgaaatatcattgataGCCTATTCATTAACACAACAACGATAGTAGTGTAGTGGTAGTACTACTACTCATACTACACAGTATTTCTTGCTATTTGATAGGGATGGCTAACGACTCAAAAAACCTCTTGGATTTGTATCTTAATATTGctcttttcaattgacACACCAGGTGAGAAAATTTGTTGCTTTTATGTCGTCTTGCCATGACACATGATACCAGGTCGAAGTGATCTATGCGATTAACTTTCTGTGATCAGAAGTTGAGCTCTTAGGTCAATGGAAGCAAATTTGAGTTCGTTAGATAGTAAGGTTAAAAATAGatcaaatatcaattttgtaTGCTAAAAAAGTGTTTAACACTATTCTTCTCTATGTAAGTGATATGAATGGGTTTATCGAGATTAACAGTCTTCGTGTTAACATTCTCCAACTTTCCCTCTTTTGACATGCTGGATGGGCTCTTGTTCGAAGAAATCGATATCCATGGTTGATGAATCTCTCTTGAAATGTCTTCTGAACGATCCGCTCGGGTGATGTGACGATGATGTTGGTAATGACGGCCTGGAGGATTTGGCCAATGTCGGTGTGGAGGGAGTAGTCGTAGGAGTAGGGGGGATTTGCATCCATCTCATTGAATCCATTTGGAGTGATTTTGGGGACAGACGATCTTTATGATTGTAATCCGGTACCAATGGGGACATCAATGTagaatattcaattcttgaCAAGTGATCTTTCCAATATGTCTTATAGGAGAATAGACACTTCAAAATTGGATGCTGAACATCGTTGACATAATACCTAAGCTTGAAACTAGATGGAATATCAGCAACGTTGATTACTTCCAATATGGACTTCATTAGATTGATTAGTTTCGGGTCTGGTTTGTCATTGGACATCATTGTTTCGAAGTTAACAAAGGTATTAAACTTGGAGGACAATAGTGCATATTTCGTGATAGATAAGCACGCCAGAGCAATGGAGCTAGAAGAGTTAGTGAATGAGAGGGTTGGGTTGAAGCAACAAAGCTGGCATAGTATCAACGCTCCAAGTTTCATGGCAGAACAATCTGTTTCGTTGTTTTGGAACGTATTTCCCCTTACCAAGATatccaagaaagaatcCAAACTGGGTCCGTGACACATTGTCCAGTTGAGACTCTGACAAATGTGAAGTTCCATTTCCTTGAATTGCTCTTTGGTATATTGGTTGCAACATAAGCTTTGTAAAGTAGGTAATGAAGGAATTTTTTGCTTTTTGTCCGTGTATTTAGATGCCAACCATAGAGAACATAAACCTAAAAGTTGGTAAGTAGAAGACTTGACGATGATTTTAGAACAATATCTATCGATAATATTAAAACATAGGAAAAGAGTTGgtgttgaaagtttcaatcTGATGTGACAGCACatgatgaaatcaaaaatcAAGGATCtcatttgaaaattgatTTCAGGTTGGGACTTAAAACATTTCATAGAAACTGTTGTGCTGGATTCATTTTCAACCAATCTAGAGAAGATTGTGGATgcattttcattaatcGTAGCTTTGTgagatttcaattccatcTCAATCAAATTTGGATTAGAAGCTTTCTCATTCCAAATCGACCTTCTTATGCAATTCATATAGTTTGAATCTACCATGGTCAGATTTGACATCATGTATAAATAAAAATAGATTGTATTTGTTTAAGTGAACtttattttgaacaaagagAATATCAAAGGAGTATTGTAGAAGGGCAGATAATTCTATTTCACAACTAAAGCCACAATGTATTGAGAATTGAGGGAAGATAAGAGAAAACGAATAAAAAATTGGGACAGACCAGCTGAATGACTCAAACGTAACAAAACGTTTAGCCGTTAAAGTGTAATGTAGTGCGACGTTCTACTTTTTGTTATTCTACCCTGAGACGATTGTAGATCGACTATGAGGATTCAATTAACAAGCAAAAGAgtgattcttttctataATCTTTGCGGGGTAGTTGTTATGAAAGTCTTCCTCTGTTTAGCGATagaaaaagtgaaagcAAGAAACAACTTGATATGAGCAGACCGGATGTTAGGATTGAGTATCAGGTTTTATAACGGAGATCAGATTCTTAACAATGATACAGTCAAAGAAATAACCTCTGCAGCGGCCAGGATATGCGAATATGATATGATGGTGGATGAAAGAAAGCAAGTGTGTTGTATggatgaaagaaaaatttgaagCGAATGAAAAGTTAATAACTgtttattcttcaaaagttttatcGAGGATCTTCTGTACCAGCAAAAGTAGTGAGTGGGATGGGAATGCAGTAGTGAAAAAGCTTATTAAATTATAATCACTGAACTAGAGTAATTAGACAGAAATAAGTGtagtgaaagaaaaagtaCCTCTTGATAACAGTCTTCTCTATTTCGAATGgtattgaagaaagaacgTGAAATGGGATGTAGTTTGAAGCGGTGCAATTGGCAATGAGGACTTCCTATAACAATCTTAAGAAACCTATTACTCAAACACTTAAGACAAAGCCCCAAAAAActgaaggaaaaaaaaagtgtaAAGAACAGCAGTAATAccaaaataaaaaaaaggagAGGATGGGAGTAGCAATTACCTGAAGCTATGATTAGGCTCCCACTAAAGTATTGTTCTTGGACACTGTAGTATATCAACAGTATCTAATATGAGAAACAGTAGTGAAGTTTCTAACAACAAAGTAGAGTGAAGTGGAAGGCcaactttctttgatcCAATATATAAATGAATATATTTTAACAAAATGTATCAACCAAATCGAAAGAGGAATAGAGagaggaaaaaaatgtaTGTGTGGGCTATTATTGGCTGGCTGGCTGCTGACCGTCTATCTTCTCTATCTGTCCGTAAGTCTCCCTATTACTGCGCACTGTATGGGAGTGAGTAAAAACGGCagtggaagatgaagaagaagaacaagaagaagaaaatatgtAACAGGGCAGCACCATGACATACAAGCACATAGGCCCGATAATAAAAAAGTATATACCAATGCAAGAAGCAGTCGTAGTATTAAAATACCACCactaaaaagaaaatgcaCACCAGTTCCCAAGAGAGTGAtcgagaaaaaaaaaaaaggaactGAGCCTTCACCAGCGGAtcagaaaatgaagaagattagAATAGGGTATACGCGTGGTTTGCCAATTGCCCAAGCAAGGGCCACAAGCAAATAGCAATTATGGAGGAAGCACacagtgaaaagaaaaaaaacacattCTTTCGGTCAGATGCCATCGGTTGCTTTTACTATAGGAGGGGGTGTAACAGCAGATAATTATAGATCCTAGATCCGGATTTTAAGAGCATATACAAATTTTACACAACCCTAACCCAAGGCTCGATAGGACGAATATCTTAAGACACACCTGAAGccgaaaaaaaaataaaggtTATCACTCTAAGCCAGACTGAGTGaacgttttctttttcggTATAGGGATGAGATATCTCCTCAGACCTATTTCAGAATATTATAGGGCGGAAAGCCCTTGTCTTACCCAATAAAGATTTAAAATTTTACAAGCTTGAGCGGATTATCGCCTACGGTGGTGATCGAAGAGCACACCCACACATACCTTCACACAAAGCAAGGCACTTCGATCGTATCACAAATTgagaataagaaaaaataaaaaaaaaaaagtcaaCTACAACCACTCTCGTCTCCAGGGCAAAGCACAAAATCTTCCTGCTACAGTATGTTAGAAGGCAAAAAAATATGAGATCAGAACGAAAATAGTAAAAACCGAAAGAGTTAAAAAGCTGTAAAACTAGTAAAACAAGCAAAACTAGCTGGAATTCTTTCGATGTAGGGTTTCAGGTATACAGATTGGATCGTACTTTGACTGTTCTTTCTATTTCAAACTGAGACTAGCGCATGGTGGTTTATTTGTCTTTTTACTAGTTTTCGGGTTTCGGTGGTGCTGAAGGTTGCTCCTTGTATGTGTGAAAAAGAGAAACGAAAACTGAGATAGGTCTTGATATCTTATTCACAATCGAATTTAGGGCAAAATTATCATGGGGTCGCCTTATATTGTGACTTTTCCCTATTTACTGTgtaattttatttttaaaGTTTGAGTTAGCCCTATACTCCATCCGtgctattttttttctcgaACTGCTTATCGGCAAAGGAACAAGGTGGTCCAGGGTGATCTTAAGAGTAcatttaattttttttttttgcaaaTGAAGTGAGGGGACTAGTCAGGGCATGAGTGATTCCTATGTTTTGCTCAATGGTATCGTATAGTCGAGCTTCATCCTATTATGGATTAGGGTTCCGTTTCAAGACCGAAATCAAGACTTGAGATGTTCAGAAGCTgtatatttcttttcatgtCAGTTCTCAGTTTGAAGTATCGCAAGACGGCCATAATTTAGATTTGCTTTCCATTCCATTGTACACAACCTTATTTTGGCTTTCCAATTGATGCGGGTATGCCTTAACTTAAAGTTTTTTGAGGTTTTATTCAGCCCACTAGTTAGCCACGTATAGTTTTTTTCAGGACAAAACTGGAAACTATGATGCAATTCATCGATTGAATAGGAGACTTTTCCGCTTTTGCATAATATCTGCCACGCAGAATCCGAATTGAATATTAAAGATCTTTGAAGGTGAGCTTGAGTAAATAAACCTTTTACATGTATCCTGCCTGTTGCAgaaaccttctttttcctctaTATTATGTTTTGTGAGGGTCACCGTAAATAATGTGTGCTTCTAACGCgcttttatttttctaGACCTTGAAGCCCTAAAGGTCCGTGACCTTTCATATCCTTCTGTTCTGTGAGGCAATTGACTACCATCGTTCGCGTATCGTTGACGTATCATACAGTTCACCCCTGCACCCTCATACTGCCGTTTCCTAAAAGTCCAGTCAAAAGGAAATCCGGTTGCCGCCGAGACTTTCGTTATGAACTTtatgtatgtatgtacGGATGTGTATCCCAGCCATTGAGTACTGGAATCGTTCGGTCCTCGTTTCAGTGTGGTTTTCACTTGCATTCTCAAAATTTGCTGTTGGCAATTGAGTACCATGGGAAATaaaaaacaattgaacTTGCTCTTCATGCATAATGTTAATGCACCCCAGTATTTCAGCAAAATGATCGCAATCATACAATGCTGGTAAGCCCTAAGCAATATATATAGATCTAGGTACTTATAACTGTAAGTATTTGGAGGGATTGCTGTTTAATTAGGtctgtttttttgttttatgtTAATCTTGAGTGCTATGTATCCTTATTTTCATCGTGCTGAACGCTGttctttaaaaaaaaaaaaaaaaaaagataagCTACTTAACGTCCGTTATCACGAAGAAAATACACCAAGGAAAAAACAGAGCCGTTCCGTTATGCATGATGTTGATTCGATTTTCATGCATGTAGATGTATCGCCATTTATCTTATACTAAATTTCCGTAGGAAGCAATCAAGAAGCAAATTTTCTTCCTCCATTTTCCCCTTGTAGTAGTTTATTTTCTCAGCAGACTTGCGGAAAGATAAAAAGAATCGGAAGACATGTGGTGGGACACAGTAACAGATAATAAACCGGGTAGTTCCTGCAGCTGTCATCTATGGAAATAGAACAGGTGAGACTCGTCTGAATGAATCTTGCTACATAGTACATATCCGTTTCTCAATAGCAACATTTGCGGCAATGGCAATAAAAGGTTTATTTGCCTCATTTGAGATTGAGCTTTTTGGTGGTTCCCGCTTTCCCCTTGCCAACTTGGAACGATTGACTACCATCTTATAATGTTACTCTAGCCCTCAGCTCCGAAGGTTGAGATTCATACTGGTTATTCACTCAAATGTTGTGATCTTAGGATACTGGTGGCGCGCAAGGGAGTTATTATTATCGGGACTCTCAAGAAGACACTCATTTCCCATCTAGGATTTTGCCTTACTCTTTTTAGGTTGGtattttccatttttttaaaaaaaaaaaataattaTAGGATCTGATATCCTGTGGTTCAAAACCCAGAAGGGTTGACCCTAACAGGCTCCTTTATGAAATCACCTTTTGCTCTATACTGGGTACTCGAAGAGTTAATTTCTGGCCAAGTTACTGCGGAAAGAAGGCGATATAGCTTCATCAGTTAATTCTGATTCAAATTCTATTAACCTATCATGTATGACTGCCAACTGACGATGTCTTGTTATTCTTCCGTTCACATGTAGAGGGTGCGCTCATGCCTATTGCTGAAAAATTCGACATTGGGGACTTTGGGATTCGAACTACCGCCAATATACTCATGAAGGGTTTTGatggtatttttttcatgaACAATTCGATGTGATGTCTGGGTTGTGGTGATACTGTGAAAGTAATGGCCTCTTTGAAGGGAAATGGTTACGAAGCTTTAGCTTGTTGAAGgtgaaatatcatcatcgtgTTACATGACTTGCAAAAATTTTAGCAATGGTGATCTTTAACTGTGATATCTTTAAATCATCCAACAAAAGTATGCAAAACGAAGCGAACATATCTATCGGCTGCTCCTTCAAGTTAAACAGAAGGTCTGCTTTGTGTCATTTTTAGTAGATAGGCATCTCTGTTAAGCAATCCAGGATGCTCTCTGTCAGAATTTCTGCCAGGCAATGTTCTGTGCGCGGATTGGCAACTCAAGCGAACAATGTTTCTCAACCAGCTAAAGACAACGCAACTAACGGCAGCGATGCTGCAACTGAGAAAAAGGGAACAGCTAGATATCAACGAATTCAGCCTTCGGTGGCCCTAAATAGTTTGAAAACTAAATTATCGAATGATTTCCAGAAGCAGCAACCAGCTCAAAAAATATACTCTCAGTTCCAATCGGATCTACAACAATTAATTTCTGAGCAGCAAGTCAATCCAAGACATTTCGTTAACAGCTCTATCTGTAACTCCGTTTTGGCAAAGTTGATTCTCCAAAGTAAGTCCGAACTTGATGGTCAAAGCATCGGTGAATCTGCTTCAATTCCACCAACACCATTTGAGATTTTGGAAACTTACTTAAAATACAATCTAGCACGTCATCAACACTTCATTATAGTGTTAAAACAGTTTTTAATTGACCTACAACCAAAGGAAGCTATCAATCTGTGGATTTCCTTTCTAGAGCACGCTAAACAAATGCCATTGAATAACACTGGAACATCGCAAGTCCAGGCTTTAACATCAATTGCTTATTTGATGTTATCCAAGGAAAGTAATTCTGCACCAGATGTCAATGTCCTTACCCAATTACTTAATATTACTCCTAGCAAAGTACCGTTCCTCGCAATTGAACAGGAGATTAAGTCCCTGGGATTAACAGCTACCACAAAAGACGAATTACTAAAATCATTCGATGATTTGTTACTCCAATGGTTTACCGCTGATAAAGACGCCTTCATAaatgaattcttgaaaaacTCTAATGATCTCAAGCTAATTACTTATTTGTGGAAACAGTATTTAAAGTTGGCAACGAAAGACTTCACAACGTCAAATCAGGAAATTCCCGGAGCCTTCATGATAAAACTAGCGCAATTGGATAGGAGTTTAGATGCTGTGAAAATCATGACACAACTAAAAGAGGCATCTGCTGACTTCAAACCATCTGTTTCATTATACAACTCCTTGCTTCAGACAGTTGCTTATATCCCCGCATTCGGTAAAGAAGCTCAATCTATTAAATTAAACAGAATACAAGCTATTTGGAACTCATACATTAAATCCAGTGGAAACATTACAGTGGCTAGTTACAAGGCGATGTTAGAAGCACTAATTATCGCAGGACATTTCAAAACGGTGGAGTCCTTCTGGACGTTGGATGTCCCCGATGACGTGAAGGCTAATTCAGAAATCTCCGACATCTACCTAAAAAATTTCTTTGCTTCCGTTAAGAAAGTGCACTTTTCCCAATTAAAATCTAAAATTCCAAGCAAAGTTCATAATTTGGAATTAGCAAATACAATTCTTTTAGCAATGGTACATTCTGATGCCTCTGTGGGAGATATCGACTCCTTTTATTCTCACACTTTCCAATCGACCGAAGGAATTAAACCCAATGATAAAACTTTGGCAATTAAGTTAAGGGCAAACTTGGCTGCTTTCGGCGATTCCAAAAATGAAAGCATTTTAGGAACAATTGGTTTATCTGCAAACTCTCCAACCGCTACTCTGGTCATCgaagaatttttgaaaatatgTGAAAATGAGGAATCAGCAACAGCTCTTTTGAAGGCTTTAAACATCGATAACAAGTCAAATGACTCTGCTAAAAAAGTGAGCAACTTTTTGGACTACTATTTGCAGCATGGCAACTGGGAGTATGCAGAAGAATTATTCAAGAAGTACTTGACGGACAATGTCAAATCACCATCATCGGTCAACTATAGATTATTCAACTCGATGTTCAAGGGATTTTCTGAGTTAAGTATCACCAGAAATGATACTGGGTTTGTTTCCAAACAACAAGTGTACTGGGAACTCTGTCAAAGAATCCATAATAGGATATTCAACGAGTGCGTTATTTCCACTCTAAAATCTGTATCCGCCTTGTCCAGGAGAAACGCTGAATTCAGCGAAAACGAGTTGgatttcattaacaatACCGTCTTACCTTACTTGGTAAAGctgaaaattgaaaatagCTTCAAGCTACAGAATCCAAAATATCTGCAAAATATGAAATCTAATGACAAGATTCACATTCCTAAAGAACTGTTATGAATGGAAGCTACCTGTACATATATTATAACTGTAAATAGTAGACCTCAGCAATGAAACTCGTATGTCTCTAAAACGACAAATCAATTGACCTTGTTTTGATTCTAGATTATATAAACATCATGGGACACTGTTGATTAGAAAGCCATTAAGTGTTTCATTAAATAGAAAATGCGGTATAAATATTTATCGAGGAACATaactcaaaaaaaaagagaggATAAACCTGATAGGAGTAGATATCGATCAGGTAAAGAGCATCATATCAGTCGGTCTGTTCAAAGAATGGATGTATATCGAAAATCTGAAATCATTTTTGGTCCTTTTcgttgaaatatttctcgAGTGTTGGAGCCATCCACCTTTCAAATCTGTCCTTGGCGTTTCCAAAATTATCTAAAGCCGGTCTGACATCTAAATTGAAGGTTGGAAGaccttcttcgtcatcagGACCTCCATAGAAATCAATAATATAACGAACCTTACGATATCCAGGGTTTTCAGTGTCAGAGGATGTGGGATCAGGTCTCAGGACAATCCAGTCATGTCTATCGAACGGCAATTCACTTGAAAAGTAACCGGGGAAAAGAGTACCAAAAATGTTGAAACATCTTGCCCTAGGTGAAAGCTGGTCTGGTTTACCCATAAATTGTAGTAGCTTTGGATAAGTGTGTGTTTTATCGGTATACTTTTTTTCCCAGTCCAGTATTTCTTGCCAACATCCctcattcaaaaagttgTGAACAAATACCATAGACTCGACAGCATCTTCAGGAATTTCCTCCCCAGTAAATGGGTCAATCTTACCCTTTCTCACCATTGCATTGTACATCTGCTGCGGAGAAGGATATTCCCAAAATTCATCATCGGCAGTCTTACCCTTTGGTATGGAACTAACGGTACGCTCCGTTGGTAGATCGAGTTTTTGACCAGACTGTTTGACATCAGTCAAGGCGATAGGAATGTTGTTCAAAGGATTTAAGCCATGATTACCTTGATCAGACAAGACTGGACAACCACCTTCCGTACCGGTGGGTTTATCTGTGGTCTTCTTATCATGAAGAACAGGGCATGCGGAAACATCGCTTCCCTTAGGTTTATCGTGCATCACAGGGCACGCAGAAATATCTCCAGAAATTGGAGTAGCATTAGTTGACGCTGTGCTTAGCTTGTCAGCCCAGAACCAACCCATCTTCGTTGACGTTTTCGCTTTCAGACTCCGTGTGATGAGCCTTGCTTGATTGAGAATCTTATGGTTAATAATACCCgacatttcttttccttatcAAAGCTGgaggaaaaagaaggaaaaaaaatcagGACATTACCCGGATCTCGTGAAGCTGGTAGAATATCGCGTGGCCGTGGGCCTTGAAACCATTGAGAGAGGACTGCAGAAGTTCGTCACCTGTTGGCGAGCGCCCTTCGGTTGCAGAGGTAGGTTATAACTTATGTACTTCGGATGCCCCGTACCAATACAGTCATATCAATCGTGTACCTCATGCAatatttccttttttttctctgtAATACCCGTAATCGAATCAATATGTTTCCTTAGAAAATGATCATCAAAAATAAGCTTCATAGTAAATCTAGTAATAAATAGGAAAGCCCAACGCTGTTTCGACTTGGTTTCAAAAGATCTACTGGAGAGTTCTAACCAAAGTTTTGTACTCTCGACTTAGATCAGCTGGTATTAACGTACTGTGCCATGGATAACCATACGGAATTACTGACATCACTCAGGCAAGGTCAAAATGGAAATCCCCCGATGCACCCTGTTAATAAAGAGATTTATCAGAAGGATAACACAGCAGTTTCATTAGCTGATCTTGGTTTGTCTTCAATAACAGATGATGCTGTTGAGCTGCTTCAACTAGTTGAGAACCTTTCTTTGCACCAGAATAACTTAACACAGCTTCCCGGATCCTTTAAAAAGTTGACAAATCTTCGAACCATCGATCTTTCTGATAACAGATTCAATGATATTCCTCCATCGTTAATGCAATGCCTTCGAttagaaaaaataaatcTTTCTAACAACAACATATGGCAGCTACCTCAAGAATTTCCAGAGACATGGTGTGATAACCTTGTTACACTCTCATTGAGGAACAACAATCTAACATCCATCAAGACACTATTTCCTATAATATCCCAGTTAAAGAATCTACGAGTCCTTGAACTAGATGGGAATaattttccaaatgatGTTATCGAGAAGGTTCTACAAGGTTTTACTAGTTCCAAGTGCTCTGCGGAAGAATACTGGGTTATAGCCTTAAGAAAATTCTTCAGTGACAATACCGTTTCACAAACACCGGCAGTTACAACTCTGGATCCACAACAAAAGATAGCAAGGGCTGCGAAACGAATGGGCTTTATTGGAAATTCACATGATTCGGAAGACAATGAGAATAATCTCACGTCTCCCCAGAGCGATCTTGATCTTTACTCTCATTCAAAATTCAACGAATacttcaaaagattatcTGTTCTGCCAGAGGAACCCAATTTGCAAGAGGTAGAAGAGGAAACAGATGAACAGAATTATAAAGAATTACTACAGACACAtcatgaaaagaaaagaaaatctaTGGAAAATGTTGTGCTAGCTTGCAGGAAACTTTTGTTCACTTTCACTGAGTGTCAGCAAAACATTAGGAAGATAACATCGCTATGTTCTGAAAAGACCATTTCGGTTAATGTTGTGTCACAGCTTTACAGTCTCAAGTCTCATATTGATAATTTAGTTGAAgtcttggaacaatttgaaaataatagtCAACAAAATGATCCTTCAATAACGCAAAGTCAGTTCCTTCATCATGATGTTTTGATACGACTATGTTTGACCATACTTTctatattcaaaaagattTTTGTTCAACTTCGAAAGAACTTCACTGCATTTTTTGGCAATAACGAcgtgttttttttaaggGTGTTCTACATGAACATATTATGTTCGTATACTGAAATATTCAACGCCTGGAAACTACTTGTTTTGGATAACCAGgaaatgatgaaaaagaaaaagctaGCCAGAACGCATTCAGTTCATTCTATGAACATGGCTCAGTACCAAAAGTATTTAAACAGCAGGCAAAAATCGTCTTCTGCTATTAAtcgatcttcttctctgaGTGGCGTCTCTTCCCAACAGTCTGCAATTAATGTCAACACACCAGGTATAAATGGTCCTTATGCGAATCAAAATGGCCAACAGGTTACCCCGCCAATTAATCCAACATCTTTCACGACTACACCGATATCTGAAGTTTCAACAACACCGCCTATACTAGATTCTTCACCGAAACCACCTCGCAGTCTAAATTACAGTGAGCAATCAACTGCCTCCACAGTCACACAAGGTGCCGCACCCACCGATACCTCCAATATCCCCTCACAAGCACTTGCAGATAAGGATATAGACCTGCAGCTATACCATACGTTGAATACAGTTATTGATATGGTTAACGTTGTATATTCACAATTGACGCAGGCAATAACAAAGTCAGCAATAGCTAGTACTACCTCCGATCAGCTTTCAATAACTCCTACGGTTGCTgcaaaaacaaaagaattgaCAGATACTTGCTTCCAATCCATGGAGTTATCGAAAGTGTTAAAAAAACGACTAAATGTGATTTCCAATAGTGATATTGACACATATTTGGTTACTAAAGAAAAGCTCAAAACTTGGGAAGATATAAATGCATTTTTGAAGTCAATCATAGCTATTCTAGCCAACACAAAGGAAATCATGAGTGATCTGCCGACTTTGAATGACGTGAGGCCTAATCTAGCCTCTTTAGCTAAAATTACAAAGGATGTTACTGTTATACTCGATCTAAGCTCTTACAAAAGTGCTTCCATTACCAATCAGCAGTCATCCTCAAACCCTTCATATGTTGGTGCAAGTTCTGTTGATGCGCCATCACAACAGCAAAATCACACAACGAATCAAGGATCACCGGCAGGTCAGCATGGAGATACCACGGATCATACAGCTTCGAATATAATAACACCATTATCTACGCCTTCGCTGGTGACTTCTCACAATGTGAATCCATTTGATCAACTGTGATAATAATGCATTTGTATTCATCCTGTATTTACGTATGCTATGTACCTCTCTCTAAGGTTTCTTGATACACCCTTGAAATTTCATAGTGATAGCCATGAATGtcattcttttccattAATTTCGGTAGTAATATTCTGGTCCTCTCAGCTATTCCAATTAATCTAACAATTTCTGTTCCACTTATTCTAAAGTTCCCCGGAACTTTCCCGTCAATTAATCTAGCAAAAATAAAGTCTAATATAGACAATAATTTAAATAGCTTTCTTAAAGATCCATGGGTACGGGGTGAATCTGCATTAAAC
This window encodes:
- a CDS encoding uncharacterized protein (no similarity), whose protein sequence is MIAIILLKYWGALTLCMKSKFNCFLFPMVLNCQQQILRMQVKTTLKRGPNDSSTQWLGYTSVHTYIKFITKVSAATGFPFDWTFRKRQYEGAGVNCMIRQRYANDGSQLPHRTEGYERSRTFRASRSRKIKAR
- the CLN3 gene encoding cyclin CLN3 (some similarities with uniprot|P13365 Saccharomyces cerevisiae YAL040C CLN3 role in cell cycle START involved in G(sub)1 size control G(sub)1 cyclin) gives rise to the protein MMSNLTMVDSNYMNCIRRSIWNEKASNPNLIEMELKSHKATINENASTIFSRLVENESSTTVSMKCFKSQPEINFQMRSLIFDFIMCCHIRLKLSTPTLFLCFNIIDRYCSKIIVKSSTYQLLGLCSLWLASKYTDKKQKIPSLPTLQSLCCNQYTKEQFKEMELHICQSLNWTMCHGPSLDSFLDILVRGNTFQNNETDCSAMKLGALILCQLCCFNPTLSFTNSSSSIALACLSITKYALLSSKFNTFVNFETMMSNDKPDPKLINLMKSILEVINVADIPSSFKLRYYVNDVQHPILKCLFSYKTYWKDHLSRIEYSTLMSPLVPDYNHKDRLSPKSLQMDSMRWMQIPPTPTTTPSTPTLAKSSRPSLPTSSSHHPSGSFRRHFKRDSSTMDIDFFEQEPIQHVKRGKVGEC
- the MSC6 gene encoding Msc6p (weakly similar to uniprot|Q08818 Saccharomyces cerevisiae YOR354C MSC6 Protein of unknown function green fluorescent protein (GFP)-fusion protein localizes to mitochondria msc6 mutants are defective in directing meiotic recombination events to homologous chromatids): MLSVRISARQCSVRGLATQANNVSQPAKDNATNGSDAATEKKGTARYQRIQPSVALNSLKTKLSNDFQKQQPAQKIYSQFQSDLQQLISEQQVNPRHFVNSSICNSVLAKLILQSKSELDGQSIGESASIPPTPFEILETYLKYNLARHQHFIIVLKQFLIDLQPKEAINLWISFLEHAKQMPLNNTGTSQVQALTSIAYLMLSKESNSAPDVNVLTQLLNITPSKVPFLAIEQEIKSLGLTATTKDELLKSFDDLLLQWFTADKDAFINEFLKNSNDLKLITYLWKQYLKLATKDFTTSNQEIPGAFMIKLAQLDRSLDAVKIMTQLKEASADFKPSVSLYNSLLQTVAYIPAFGKEAQSIKLNRIQAIWNSYIKSSGNITVASYKAMLEALIIAGHFKTVESFWTLDVPDDVKANSEISDIYLKNFFASVKKVHFSQLKSKIPSKVHNLELANTILLAMVHSDASVGDIDSFYSHTFQSTEGIKPNDKTLAIKLRANLAAFGDSKNESILGTIGLSANSPTATLVIEEFLKICENEESATALLKALNIDNKSNDSAKKVSNFLDYYLQHGNWEYAEELFKKYLTDNVKSPSSVNYRLFNSMFKGFSELSITRNDTGFVSKQQVYWELCQRIHNRIFNECVISTLKSVSALSRRNAEFSENELDFINNTVLPYLVKLKIENSFKLQNPKYLQNMKSNDKIHIPKELL
- the CYC3 gene encoding holocytochrome c synthase CYC3 (similar to uniprot|P06182 Saccharomyces cerevisiae YAL039C CYC3 Cytochrome c heme lyase (holocytochrome c synthase) attaches heme to apo-Cyc1p in the mitochondrial intermembrane space human ortholog may have a role in microphthalmia with linear skin defects (MLS)), which produces MSGIINHKILNQARLITRSLKAKTSTKMGWFWADKLSTASTNATPISGDISACPVMHDKPKGSDVSACPVLHDKKTTDKPTGTEGGCPVLSDQGNHGLNPLNNIPIALTDVKQSGQKLDLPTERTVSSIPKGKTADDEFWEYPSPQQMYNAMVRKGKIDPFTGEEIPEDAVESMVFVHNFLNEGCWQEILDWEKKYTDKTHTYPKLLQFMGKPDQLSPRARCFNIFGTLFPGYFSSELPFDRHDWIVLRPDPTSSDTENPGYRKVRYIIDFYGGPDDEEGLPTFNLDVRPALDNFGNAKDRFERWMAPTLEKYFNEKDQK